A stretch of Arachis hypogaea cultivar Tifrunner chromosome 15, arahy.Tifrunner.gnm2.J5K5, whole genome shotgun sequence DNA encodes these proteins:
- the LOC112748876 gene encoding probable NAD(P)H dehydrogenase (quinone) FQR1-like 2, with product MSHTAPIPRDNTSTYDTTKNVQASSNGVAAAATRLRIFIMLYSMYGHLEGLARRLKKGVDSVEGVEVVLYRVLEMLSAEILQQTRVSPKDDGIPVIIAEDLALADRGAQMKAFFDSTDQL from the coding sequence ATGTCTCATACGGCACCGATCCCCCGTGATAACACCTCCACATATGACACCACCAAAAACGTCCAAGCATCGTCGAATGGGGTGGCTGCCGCTGCTACGAGGCTAAGGATCTTCATTATGCTTTACTCAATGTATGGGCACCTGGAAGGCCTAGCAAGGAGGCTGAAGAAGGGCGTGGATAGCGTTGAGGGAGTGGAAGTAGTTCTCTACAGGGTGCTGGAGATGCTCTCGGCAGAGATTCTGCAACAGACAAGGGTGTCGCCCAAAGACGATGGAATACCTGTGATAATAGCAGAAGACCTTGCGCTGGCGGACCGGGGGGCACAAATGAAGGCTTTCTTTGACTCTACTGATCAGCTATGA